A region of the Bacillus sp. NP247 genome:
CATCACTTTCCGTTCTGCCAAAATACCATATGTAACGAAGCCAAGGACTGCAAATAATAGAAGCACCGCTAATCCGAAAAAAATGAAGAAATTCGTCCAGCTTGAAGGTGATTGTAAGAGCGTCTCAATCATTAGCCGTCAACCTCCCCAAGTACAATATCAACCCCACCTAAAATCGTAATTAAATTGGCGATATTTTCACCTTTCAATAACTTCGGTAAGATTTGCAAATTATAAAAAGACGGTCTACGAAATTTCAAGCGGTACGGCTCTTTCTTTCCATCACTAGCAATATAACAGCCAATCTCCCCGCGTGGTGACTCTATACGGACGAACGCTTCTCCCTTAGGTGCCTTAATAATTTTCGGGACTTTCGCCAGCACAGCGCCGTCTTTCGGGAACTGCTCGGCTGCTTGCTCAATAATTTTTAATGACTCCTCAATTTCCTCCATCCGGCAAACGTAGCGATCCCAAGCATCTCCCGTGCTCCCAACAGGAACATCAAAGTCAAAACGATCATAAATAGAATACGGCTCATCTTTGCGAAGATCAAAGTGGACTCCCGTGCACCGCAAATTTGCGCCGCTTAAAGAATATGAAATCGCCTCTTCCGCGTTATATATACCAACGCCTTTTACACGATTTAAGAAAATTTCATTTCCGCTAACAAGGTCGTGATACCCTTCCAACTGCTCTCTCATATACGGAACAAACTCTTTCACCTTTTCAATCCAGCCGTCTGGCGCATCCCACTTCACGCCGCCAACTCTCATATAGTTGAATGTAAGCCTTGCACCGCACAATTCAGTTAATAAATTTATAATCATCTCTCGTTCACGAAAGGCGTATAGAAACGGACTAACTGCTCCTATATCAAGCAAGTTCGTTCCCCACCAGACGAGATGACTCGCAACTCTCCCAAGCTCCATCGCAAGCACCCGTAAATATTCAGCACGCTCCGGAATCTCAAGGTCCATCATCGTCTCTACAGCGTGGCAAATGACGTAATTATTCGTCATTGCTGATAAATAGTCCATTCGATCTGTATACGGGATAATTTGCGTATATTGCAAGCTCTCAGCAATCTTTTCTGTTCCGCGATGCAAATATCCGATAACTGGTGTAGCCTCTTTAATAATTTCTCCGTCAATCTTAATTACAAGCCGAAACACACCATGTGTACTCGGGTGCTGCGGTCCTACATTTAAGAGCATCTCTTCCGTACGGATCACAAGCTACACCTCCACATCATACGGTTCATAATCTTTCCTAAGCGGATACCCTACCCAATCATCCGGCATTAAAATGCGAGATAAATTAGGATGATCTTCAAATACAATACCGAGCAAATCATACGCTTCACGCTCCGGCCAATCTGCCCCTTTCCAAAGCGGCGTTACCGATTTTACTTGCGGCGCTTCCCTATCCAACTTTACCTTCACTGCTACTGACTGTTTCTTTCCATATGAAAATAAATGAACGTATACTTCCATATTTGTCACAAAATCTGTCGCATGTAGCTCTGACATATAATCAAAAGCAAGTCCCTCATGGAATCGTAGCAATTCCATCACTTCATAATATTTTGAAGGCTCCACCACAAGCGTTGGAACATCTTTTGAAAGCTTATTAATATAGGAATCTACTAATGCATATTCTCCTATTCTCTCCTTAACAACCTCCACATAGCGATTTAAATATGGTTGGTTAACTGATGGTTCTTCCTGCTGCGGTTCATCTTCCTTCTTACTTTCAGCTCCCTTTGCCTTTGCCCTTGCCGCAGCTGCGGCTTTCGCTTTCGCGGCTGCAATTGCCTTTGCTTTCTCATCTCCAGAATCCCCATCACCTTGTGAGGCTTTCTGCTTCGCTAACGCTGCCGCTTTTGCTTTGGCGGCTGCTACGGCCTTTGCTTTAACTTTTTCCTCGTCCGTTACTCCTTCTGTTCCTTCTCTCTTCTGCTTCGCTAATACCGCTGCTTTTGCTTTGGCGGCTGCTGCGGCTTTCGCCTTCGCTTTGG
Encoded here:
- the nuoD gene encoding NADH-quinone oxidoreductase subunit NuoD — its product is MIRTEEMLLNVGPQHPSTHGVFRLVIKIDGEIIKEATPVIGYLHRGTEKIAESLQYTQIIPYTDRMDYLSAMTNNYVICHAVETMMDLEIPERAEYLRVLAMELGRVASHLVWWGTNLLDIGAVSPFLYAFREREMIINLLTELCGARLTFNYMRVGGVKWDAPDGWIEKVKEFVPYMREQLEGYHDLVSGNEIFLNRVKGVGIYNAEEAISYSLSGANLRCTGVHFDLRKDEPYSIYDRFDFDVPVGSTGDAWDRYVCRMEEIEESLKIIEQAAEQFPKDGAVLAKVPKIIKAPKGEAFVRIESPRGEIGCYIASDGKKEPYRLKFRRPSFYNLQILPKLLKGENIANLITILGGVDIVLGEVDG
- a CDS encoding NADH-quinone oxidoreductase subunit C; this translates as MSDPNKDLESMKREAARHAKEEARKRLAAKHEAEMSKLEGEHREKEKALPNDKGINVEEAKAKAAAAAKAKAAVLAKQKREGTEGVTDEEKAKAKAKAAAAAKAKAAALAKQKREGTEEVTDEEKAKAKAKAAAAAKAKAAALAKQKREGTEEGTEEGTDEERAEAKAKAAAAAKAKAAVLAKQKREGTEEVTEEEKAKAKAKAAAAAKAKAAVLAKQKREGTEGVTDEEKVKAKAVAAAKAKAAALAKQKASQGDGDSGDEKAKAIAAAKAKAAAAARAKAKGAESKKEDEPQQEEPSVNQPYLNRYVEVVKERIGEYALVDSYINKLSKDVPTLVVEPSKYYEVMELLRFHEGLAFDYMSELHATDFVTNMEVYVHLFSYGKKQSVAVKVKLDREAPQVKSVTPLWKGADWPEREAYDLLGIVFEDHPNLSRILMPDDWVGYPLRKDYEPYDVEV